gccagggctccgtcaccctcagagggaagaagttcttcctcatgttcagctggagcttcctctgcttcagtttgtgcccattgccccttgacctgtcgctgggcacccctggaaagagtctggccctgtcttcctgacccccaccctgcagatatttagaggcatttctaaggtcccctctcagccttctcttctccaggctgaacaagcccagctccctcagcctctcctcgtaggagagatgctccagtcccctcctcatcctcgtagccctccgctgggctctctccagtagctcctcatctttcttgaactggacacagcactgcagatggggcctccccagggcagagcagagggggaggagaacctccctcgccctgctggccacactcctctgaatgcatcccaggatcccgttagctttcttggcaaccaggggtcgctgctggctcctggtcaacctgttgtccaccaggacatccaggtatCCTGGTCCAGAGGAGAAGCTCTGGACTGGCACTCTACTCCAAATTTCAGGAGCTACCTCAGCCAGTTTCTCCCTGGGGGGAGTTACCTGCGAGCTGGCTGCCCAAGGCAACCGACAGCGCTCTGATTTTCAACCGGCCGCAACGCGGGGTGGGGTTTCCCATCCTTGGAGAATCCCACCCTGGTCCTCACCCTCCAGGAAGCTTCAGACAAACAGCTTGAGGTTTTTGTGGTTGCGTAGAGTGAGCAAGCTCTGAGCAGGTTTTGAGAATCGCTCACTTCCCAGAAGCCTCTGGAGCCCTTTGGGGAATTCAGGAACAACCCACCCATTACGGAGCGCGTTTCGGAGCGGCTCTGCACACCCTCGGCATCTGACGCATCCCGGCTTACGCCCATCTGAGAAGCATTACCGGCAGCCAGATCCCCCTCTGAGCCCCAGACGTGCTCCGGAGAAGCTGAGCAATGCCCCTCCGGGTAAGATTCCGCTCTCCCAGAAAACACAGCGTGcgtttttggctgtttgtgcaacgGGAGGAACTGGGACAGGACCACCAGCCCCCATCCCAGTACACCCGCCTTCAGAAAACGCGCAACGGGCACTAGAAAGCCAGCGCAGGGGGGGAGCAGGGGATGGAGCAAAGGGATGAGGGACCAGGAGGAGCTGCGAGGAGATAACCAGCGGCACCAGGCTCTGGGTGGGGGAAGCACGGACACTGCCAGAGCAAATCCCAGTGGGGACTAAACAGGGGGGGACAGCAAATCCTTTGAGCCCCGGAGCAGGGAAAGCAACCCCTTGGCTGCCTCTTACatctgcaaggagaggctggCGCAGGACCCCGAGCCCTCCCGCTTGTCCGGCTGACCCGGTTCCAGCCAAGGGTGAATTCTGGCTCGTAGCTACGGCCGGAGGAGcaagagaggggctgggggcatcTTACCTACAGCCGCCGAGACACGGGCGGTCCCTGCTCCTGCACCAGACGAAGACACCTGGGGAGAAATGAGTCGACGTCGCTGTTAAAGGCCctagagaccgtgttcagatgaCAACGCTCGGCTGGGAAACCCGGGCTCCCCGAGGCAGGGTGGGCGCTCGGGGTCTGGAGGGAACCAGCCCGGCCCTCCCCTCGCCGCCCCGCAGGTACCGACCCGGGGACGACGAGAGCCGGAGCACGCCGATGAGCTCTGCCAGCACCTACCCAGCGCCCGGAGGCTTTTCACAGGAAAAGCCTGAAAACTTGGTGCAACAGCAAAACACGCTCGTAAATCACCTCGGGAGAGCCTCCTACTGCTCTGTTCAGCTGCCAGACCCTCTTCTCAAGTTCAGACTTGGGAGttcctctggggtttttttcccccccgcccctgctCCAAGTTTGCAGTTGGCAATCTGAGAATTAATATGCTCTCCAGCtccaaaaaaggaggaaaagcgaGCCCACGGAGTGAGGCAGCATGGGCAGAACCTGTCGGGGGGGGCTCGGAGCTCTCACCCCAGCAGGGATGTGCGACATCCCCCAGCGCCCATCGGACTCCGGGGGGGTTTGACCCCGATGAGGACAGTAAAGTCTAACCTCCCGCCTGCTCTGGGGTCTCAGGAGGGATTTTCACGACGACCTTCACTCCCACATCTGGGAGCAGGGAGCCGAGGGAATGCAACGGAGGACAAAAAACACCTCCTGGGATGGGGATGCCCTGCGCGGAACGACGGCAGCGACAAagccccagcgcccggccgcaggATGCCTGGGTGGGAAACCCAGGTCCCAGCGGGGCCGTGCCACACCGGCCAGCCCGGACCCTCCCAGCCCGTCCCtttcagcacccagcaccccccacccaaAAGCCGGGGGGAAGAGccagccccagcactcacccGCCAGCGAGCCGACGACAACGCACGCCAGGGCCACCGGCAGCACCACGTTCGCCGCGTCTGCGAAGGAGAGGATGCACGGCCCCTGCAGCCAGACCCAGCCGAGCCCCCCACCCACACCCTGCCCCTAACCCGGGCGGTCACGCTCGGCGCGGGGACACGGGTTTTTTGGGGGGCATTTCCCCCGTTTCTTTCGCAGGGCATTAGGAGGAAATCCCGAAATCCCCACTTACTCTGGACGTGGAGCAGGAAGGAGGTTTCGTTCTGGCTGACCTCGTTGCGGACCTCGCACGCGTAGTAGCCGCTGTCGTTCATCGTCGCTTTAACGATGCACAGGGTGCTGTTGTCCACAAACCGGATGTGGtcgctgcccagcagcagctccccgttTTTCTTCCACCGGTACGAGTCCGCCTTCCCCTCCAGGACGTTGCAAACCAGCTTGGTGCTGCCTCCCGCCTTCACCGACGAGTTGCCCACGATTTCCGGCTCGGACAGCGGTTCTGGGACAGATGGGGGGGGACTGTCAGCATCCAGACCTGAGGCACCGTCCCCCGGCAGCGACTCGAGCCCCGCGGCCGCGGGCTCGCTCTCTCCCCGCTCACCCACGACGCGCAGCTGGAACCAGCCCGTGGCCTCCGACTCGGAGCGGAACCGGTAGAGCCGCCCGTCTCCCCGCCGCAGCGCGATCCGCAGCGAGAAATCTGTCTCGTTGAACCTGGTGCGGTTCTTGTAGGGCCGAGACGTGTTGGCGGGTCGGCCGAAAGCGTAGCTGACGACGGCCCCTTCCTCCCAGCCCGTTTTGTACTCCCAGGCGACGACCCGGCTGGCGTTCAGCCTCGGCGCCGTCAAGAGCACGGTGCAGCCCGCGGCCGAGACCAACTGCCCCGACGCCGGCCCCAGCGCCGCGGCGTAGCACGGGGAGAGCGTGCGGGCTGAGGAAGAGACGGGGTCTCACTCTGCGGCCGCCGGGCACCGAATTATCCCCAGCTTCATGTcgccagcagagctggggactGAATTATCCCCGGCTTCATGCCGCCAGCAGCGCCGGGGATCGAATGATTTCTGGCTTTTCGCAAACAGCAGCGCCAGGGGCTGAATTATTTCTGGCTTTTCACAAACAGTGGTGCCGGGGACTGAATAATTTCTGGCTTTTCGCTGCCAGCAGCGCCGGGGACCGAATTATTTCTTGGCTTTTCGctgccagcagcactggggaCCGAGTTATTTCTTGGCTTTTCGCTGCCAGCAGCGCTGGGGACCGAATAATTTCTGGCTTTTCACAAACAGCAGCACTGGGGACCGAATAATTTCTGGCTTTTCGCTGCCAGCAGCGCTAGGGACCGAATAATTTCTGGCTTTTCGCAAACAGCGGCGCTGGGGATTGAATTATTTCTTGGCTTTTCGCAAAAAGGGTGCCAGGGGCCGAATGATTTCTGGCTTCGCGCAGCGAGGCGGAGAAGCAGCGGGTCCCGGCGGCTGCGTGCCAGCTCCCTTGGGGTCCCTCGCCCGAACCCCGGGGTCTGGCTCGCCGGGGTGGGACTGGGCGGCGGGAGCCCTCGCCACGGACAGCGCTTTCCCGTCGGATCGCCGCCGGGAAagcccccagcccccttcccGACCCTCCCCGAAAAGCTTTCGGCCGGGGAAAAGACGGGGGTGAAGCAGTGCCCGCGCCTGGGACCCGCGAAAAGGAGCCAGGGAAaagcccccgcggccccccccagccccgggagagGGTCCAGCTCCTCCCAAGGCACCGCAACGCCCCGCAACGCCCCGCAACACGCGGtgccagccccaggacccccgcaCCCCGGTATTCCCCCCCCCGGTGCCAGAGACTTGCCTGTGACCCCCccgccggctgccgagctgccggggcagccgaggaggaggaggaggaggaggaggaaggagaggaggaggaggggggtgggggagggaggcaACATctgtggggccggggcgggggcggctccggcgCGGAGCACCGGGGGTACGGGCCGGGGGGGGGTACCTGTGGCCCCCGGGGTGACCCTGAccctgggggggggacgggaggggccgggggctcggcttctgccccccccagcccggcccggccccgcttcCAAACCTCTCTTCCTCgcctcttcccctcctcttcctcctctgctcctcctcgctcttcttttcctcccctcttctcctcccccctcctcccctcctctctcaTTCCCTACActcccctttcttctcttcccctcccctctccttcttctccctcccctcccctcctcccctcccctcctcttctccccgcccttcctcccccccctcctcctctccccttcactatccttccctctcccctcccctcccctcccctccccccgggcggggggctgtggggacactCCGAGGGCCCGGCTTCCCCACCGCTGTCCCCGTCTGGCTTGGGGCGCTTGGAAAAGCTGCGACCTGCGGCGCGGTGCCTGGAGCCCGGCGCATCTCCGAGCCCGGGTcacgaatcacagaatcccagaacggtttgggttggaagggaccttaaagctcacctggttccagcccccctgccaggagcagggacatctcccaccagcccagggtgctcagagctccatccaacctggccttgaaccctgccagggagggggcagccacagcttctctgggcagcctgggccagggtttcaccactctcatggggaagaatttcctcctaatatctaatctaaatctgccctcttttagcttagagccgttcccccttgtcctatcactgcacccccttgtgaaaagcccctctccacccttcctgtagcccctccaggcactggcagctgctctaaggtccccccggagccttctctcctccaggctgagcatccccagctccctcagcctgtcctcgcaggagaggtgctccaggagaGGTCCTGCACACGGGGAGAGCGGCGCCGGACCCCCGGCATCGCTGCGGTGCGGGTGCCGTTCCCACCgccctggggatggaggaggaaaccTCCGTCAGCAGCCTGGCGCACGAGCTGCTGGTCCCACGGGGGCTGGCCGGCGTCCCTACCCCCGGGAGCAGAGGGGCTTTGCCACCCACCCCTCCTCGGAGGGGAGACACTGCGCCGGGGCGACAGCAGCCACGTTGCGGTGCTCCCAGGGCAGGCGGGCAGGGCCTCCACGCAGCCATCGAGATGTCTGTCCCGGGTTGGCTGGCGAGAGAGCCGCCTCGCGAGAGGGAGCGAGGAGGTCGGTCGTCGGAGGCAAGCGGGAGAGATGGGATGAGGGAGCCCGGCCTGGAGAAGGCTCCCTCCATCTCCCCCGGGAGCCTGGCAGGGCGTGCGTGTCTCAGGAGCCAGCAGTCCCACTCTGGCACTGGTTacactgggagctgctgggtcgGCAGCGTCAGGGCTCCACGTCCCTCCCAGGGAAGCTCGCCCAGCTGTGGCTTCACGGGGGTAGACCCAGTCttaccacagaaccacagaaccattAAGGCTGGAAATCACCTCtcagatcaagtccaaccgtcacccatcacccccacgcctgctaaaccatgtccccaagtgccacatccggAGGGGGTCAGGCAGGGGCACGGCTCtagcggggctggaggggggcaCAGCTAGACCGGAGCTCAGGCAGGGTCTGAGGgcccagggctcagcctggccGGGCTCCGGGACCTCCAGTCTTCCCTTTCAtccattttcattctttcatttcatttattttcattcttttgtttcatttcattatccattatttcatttttctttctatttcatttCATTCTTTCACTTCATTCCATTCCATTtcatttgctgcttttgtttctttctgtcctttcatttattttcattctttcatttttcctttcatttctttttcttctttcaatttattttcatcctttcattatttcacttttcctttcatttcatttcattcgtttcattctttcatttcatttcattccaTCTGATTTCCTGCTTTcaattcttttcattctttcatttcatttcctttcctttcctttcatttccaCTCCTTTCTTTTCGTTTCACTTCATTCCGTTTCATTTCGCTTCATTTCATTCTTTCACTTCATTTCACTCTCTCCTTTTCCTGCGTCTTCTCCAAGCGGAAGGTGCTGCTGGGGGCCCCAGGAGAGGCCGGCC
The Opisthocomus hoazin isolate bOpiHoa1 chromosome 14, bOpiHoa1.hap1, whole genome shotgun sequence DNA segment above includes these coding regions:
- the LOC142363100 gene encoding junctional adhesion molecule A-like is translated as MLPPSPTPLLLLSFLLLLLLLLGCPGSSAAGGGVTARTLSPCYAAALGPASGQLVSAAGCTVLLTAPRLNASRVVAWEYKTGWEEGAVVSYAFGRPANTSRPYKNRTRFNETDFSLRIALRRGDGRLYRFRSESEATGWFQLRVVEPLSEPEIVGNSSVKAGGSTKLVCNVLEGKADSYRWKKNGELLLGSDHIRFVDNSTLCIVKATMNDSGYYACEVRNEVSQNETSFLLHVQNAANVVLPVALACVVVGSLAGVFVWCRSRDRPCLGGCRWRA